Proteins encoded together in one uncultured Sphaerochaeta sp. window:
- a CDS encoding transcriptional regulator translates to MSSTLEYIEFICNQIDEEWHPSYRKMFGDYFVYIRNKPIILVCDDVAYVKKLPCIASLMKDAESDIPFQGANEWYILDIEDRALVDEVVSALEKVSTVPLKRKRKKTP, encoded by the coding sequence ATGTCATCAACGTTGGAATATATTGAGTTTATTTGCAATCAAATTGACGAAGAGTGGCACCCCAGTTACAGGAAAATGTTTGGGGATTACTTTGTATATATACGAAATAAGCCAATCATATTGGTCTGTGACGATGTTGCGTATGTCAAGAAACTTCCCTGCATCGCCTCCCTGATGAAGGATGCAGAATCCGATATCCCGTTCCAAGGGGCCAATGAGTGGTACATCCTCGATATCGAGGACCGTGCTCTTGTGGATGAAGTGGTCTCTGCATTGGAGAAGGTGAGCACGGTTCCTCTTAAGCGTAAACGGAAGAAGACTCCTTGA
- a CDS encoding sensor histidine kinase, with protein MRLKTLKGKITMITITFALVIAILVATFSFLLFRSFALESQISSTEFNLQFIGAKARENMVAIDSLIKWCTTNTLVSAYLEQEGNTNALETYERVKEEVMNNLAQAYVSRIIITDINHTKLIHTGLWMSDSMPVNTTNVDMVLPPTFTQNGGWNHIWQDPFLRGEAQVLPIRRVLTRSSSPEVTGQLYLAVSASLILDLVKDYTLPEGSSLYLGIGNHFYQLKNNRFHLMQVPAMEVMDADTDGEQTQVARVLLDGQQQLLITCPTGFQDITLSQTLSSDKVRFERTTYLSMLVIILLAVLLFGTILALLLNRLFNRPIAKIQERMKAIAHSDFSSDPSIEWEDELGDIGRGINELAGRVDELLERRVTDEKKKQELEYRMLQSQINPHFLYNTLNSIKWMATLQKATGIAEMTTSLSRLMKNVSKADEPIITLEAELDLLNDYFVIQKYRYGGTLVLQVSIDPSYYAIGIPRFTLQPLVENAIFHGIEPKGGVGTVTIEARLEEDACSLIITDDGVGMDQSMIDAAFDSSKSPNKGMFTEIGIKNVAKRIEYMFGENYGLTLQSEKGLYTKAIIRLPLQKKDGTAWRPN; from the coding sequence ATGCGGCTGAAAACCTTGAAGGGAAAGATAACGATGATCACCATCACATTTGCCCTTGTCATTGCCATCTTGGTGGCCACCTTCAGTTTCCTGCTCTTCCGTTCATTTGCCCTTGAAAGCCAGATTTCCTCAACTGAGTTCAACCTGCAGTTCATCGGAGCAAAAGCCCGTGAGAATATGGTTGCCATAGACTCCCTGATCAAGTGGTGCACCACCAATACCTTGGTATCTGCATATCTGGAACAGGAGGGAAATACCAATGCCCTGGAAACCTATGAACGGGTAAAGGAAGAGGTAATGAACAACCTCGCCCAGGCATACGTCAGCAGGATCATCATCACCGATATCAACCATACAAAACTCATTCATACCGGTCTCTGGATGAGCGACAGCATGCCGGTAAACACCACCAATGTAGATATGGTGCTTCCCCCTACCTTTACACAAAATGGTGGATGGAATCATATCTGGCAGGACCCATTCCTCAGGGGAGAAGCACAAGTATTGCCCATCAGGAGAGTGCTCACCCGATCCTCATCCCCAGAGGTGACCGGTCAGCTCTACCTTGCGGTAAGTGCCTCGTTGATCCTTGACTTGGTCAAGGACTACACACTTCCTGAGGGATCCTCCCTCTATCTTGGAATTGGGAACCATTTTTACCAATTGAAGAACAACCGCTTCCATCTGATGCAAGTCCCCGCCATGGAGGTAATGGACGCAGATACCGATGGAGAGCAGACCCAAGTTGCAAGGGTCCTCCTGGATGGTCAGCAGCAGTTGCTGATCACCTGCCCCACCGGTTTTCAGGACATTACCCTCAGCCAGACCCTCTCATCTGACAAAGTACGTTTTGAGCGTACCACCTACCTCTCCATGCTGGTCATTATCCTGTTGGCAGTCTTGCTTTTTGGAACCATCCTCGCCCTCTTGCTGAACCGGCTCTTCAACCGACCAATCGCAAAGATCCAGGAGAGGATGAAGGCAATCGCACATAGTGACTTCTCCAGCGACCCAAGCATTGAATGGGAGGATGAGCTGGGTGATATTGGAAGAGGGATCAATGAACTGGCAGGGCGGGTTGATGAGCTGCTTGAACGGCGTGTCACTGATGAGAAAAAGAAACAGGAACTGGAGTACCGTATGCTCCAAAGCCAGATAAATCCCCATTTCCTCTATAATACACTCAACTCCATCAAATGGATGGCCACCTTGCAGAAAGCAACCGGAATAGCTGAGATGACCACCAGCCTCTCCCGACTCATGAAAAATGTAAGCAAAGCCGATGAGCCAATCATCACCTTGGAGGCTGAACTTGATCTGCTGAATGACTACTTTGTCATCCAAAAGTACCGGTATGGAGGGACCCTTGTCCTGCAGGTCTCTATAGATCCAAGCTACTACGCAATAGGCATTCCCCGGTTCACCTTACAGCCACTGGTGGAAAATGCAATCTTCCATGGCATTGAGCCGAAGGGAGGAGTTGGGACGGTAACCATCGAGGCAAGATTGGAAGAGGATGCATGCAGCCTTATCATCACTGATGACGGAGTGGGAATGGATCAATCCATGATTGATGCCGCCTTCGACTCCAGCAAATCCCCGAACAAGGGCATGTTCACAGAGATTGGGATCAAGAACGTAGCAAAACGAATCGAATATATGTTTGGTGAGAACTACGGACTCACCCTGCAGAGCGAGAAAGGGCTCTACACAAAAGCCATCATTCGTTTACCACTGCAGAAAAAGGATGGAACAGCATGGCGACCAAACTGA
- a CDS encoding heparinase II/III family protein: MTRAYIPLLSHMKGVYRTAPPATDRKFWDTLTSPVSSLIIKRAEKVVAQAIPALPASLYLSFSRTGNRTAYEECYFTRRRMLGTLTLAYCLKPKEVILDKIIDLVWAIVEETSWCLPAHNSYIRDTEQLPLPMQDRPIIDLFSAETASTLAQVYSLLKPDLDATTPIISQRIETELGRRILTPYLTTHFWWMGNGDEPMNNWTAWCTQNVLLTAFLTPVDKKDQQHIAEKALCSLDCFLKDYGEDGCCSEGAQYYRHAALCFYLCIDILNSVTDFQFDGLPREPKIRNMASFIRHIHAQGPYYFNFSDCSALAGPCSVREYLFAQAVEDPTLASFAKHSAGLREEQERDLPFEINLTYRLLELLGSTEGEPLASLKEEDHYYPSVGIWISRDEHLALAVKAGGNDDSHNHNDTGSVTLYKNGFPILIDIGVEQYTKQTFSRDRYSIWTMRSIYHNVSNFPPYEQQAGKKYRCTVEEAATGQIVMELSHCYPEAAGLDSYRRTVTHEKNGGITILEQVKGNTAPVLTLMCAMQPAIEGKTIHIGDTAIIQCNAENLEITCESITVEDMRLRAVWPKVIYRLLLGYTKELSLHIE; this comes from the coding sequence ATGACAAGAGCATACATACCGCTTCTGTCGCACATGAAGGGAGTATATCGAACAGCTCCTCCTGCAACGGACAGAAAATTCTGGGATACCCTCACATCCCCTGTATCCTCTCTTATCATCAAGCGTGCAGAAAAAGTGGTTGCTCAGGCAATTCCTGCGCTGCCAGCGTCTCTGTATCTATCATTCAGCAGGACAGGCAATCGTACAGCTTATGAAGAGTGTTATTTCACCAGGAGACGGATGCTTGGAACACTGACATTGGCCTACTGCCTGAAGCCGAAGGAAGTGATCTTGGACAAGATCATCGACCTTGTTTGGGCAATCGTCGAGGAGACCAGTTGGTGTCTCCCAGCACACAACAGCTATATACGCGATACAGAGCAACTCCCATTGCCCATGCAAGACCGTCCGATCATCGACCTCTTCAGTGCTGAGACCGCCTCAACGCTTGCACAGGTCTACTCCTTGCTGAAACCGGACCTTGATGCAACAACCCCCATCATCTCACAACGTATTGAGACGGAACTTGGAAGAAGAATACTCACCCCCTATCTTACCACCCACTTCTGGTGGATGGGCAATGGGGATGAACCAATGAACAACTGGACTGCGTGGTGTACACAAAATGTGCTGCTTACTGCATTTCTGACCCCTGTAGACAAGAAAGACCAGCAACACATAGCAGAAAAGGCTCTCTGTAGCCTGGACTGTTTCCTGAAGGACTACGGGGAGGATGGATGTTGCAGTGAGGGAGCCCAATACTACCGACATGCAGCCCTCTGCTTTTACCTCTGTATAGACATACTGAACAGTGTTACCGATTTCCAGTTTGATGGATTGCCAAGAGAACCAAAAATACGGAACATGGCTTCCTTCATCCGTCATATTCATGCACAAGGGCCATACTATTTCAATTTCTCCGATTGCTCTGCATTGGCTGGCCCCTGCTCAGTGAGGGAATATCTCTTTGCTCAGGCGGTAGAGGATCCCACTCTAGCCTCCTTTGCAAAACATTCGGCAGGTTTGCGGGAGGAACAGGAGAGAGATCTTCCCTTCGAGATCAACCTCACCTACCGCTTGCTTGAATTGCTGGGAAGCACAGAGGGAGAGCCATTGGCTTCCCTGAAGGAAGAGGACCACTACTACCCAAGTGTGGGGATCTGGATCAGCCGTGATGAGCATCTTGCCCTGGCGGTCAAAGCTGGAGGAAATGATGACAGCCACAACCATAATGACACTGGCAGTGTCACCCTCTACAAGAATGGATTTCCCATTCTCATTGATATTGGTGTAGAGCAGTACACCAAGCAGACCTTCAGCCGAGATCGATACTCCATCTGGACCATGCGTTCTATATATCACAATGTGTCCAACTTTCCCCCATATGAACAGCAAGCGGGAAAAAAATACCGCTGTACCGTTGAAGAAGCAGCAACAGGGCAAATTGTCATGGAGTTATCTCATTGCTATCCAGAAGCAGCTGGATTGGATTCCTACAGACGAACAGTAACTCATGAAAAAAATGGTGGAATTACCATCCTGGAACAAGTGAAAGGGAATACCGCCCCTGTCCTGACCCTGATGTGCGCCATGCAGCCAGCCATAGAGGGAAAGACCATCCATATTGGTGATACGGCCATAATACAATGCAACGCAGAGAATCTGGAAATTACCTGTGAATCGATCACAGTGGAAGATATGCGATTACGTGCAGTATGGCCTAAGGTTATCTACCGGTTGCTCCTTGGCTATACCAAAGAGCTCTCTCTTCACATAGAATAG
- a CDS encoding AraC family transcriptional regulator, with translation MATKLIIADDEPLVLVGLQSMLNWNELGIEIVAVARNGLQLQQAIEKEHPQLVITDIKMPIKSGLEVLKESGAVYGRVPLFILLTSYEEFSYVKEALTYQAVDYLVKLELTEQSLAASVQKALDLLQQIKEQGHPPYPIYERGAMGAFRDKFFVRLFNGLIDSRQAFDSQKQELALCFKEKHYVVCYVTIESKEEEERDVSLYYSSTGMLKETLSRYLTCHITSLDLHHLAITFCLNEEQGAHYRTIIRQVLEKALHVIYNYFSVHLLCCVGLPVNDPYHLSDSFNSARQLLTSSQEKAAITFAEQKQVQRFSLDPYRIRLTRAFEELDAEELAQIMEDVAKEMERQGITPLQAVESASNILYMAISLIPDGQKLVEQIFQEEHGGYRQLYSCTTTNQCCAYLRHLAEGLGKYLQSRKQDYRAKVVANIQQYIQENITRKLNLTEVALLFGFSQNYLSSLFSRYSECSFVEYITKEKVHAAKQMMAQGEYKVYEIAEKLGFESSFYFSKVFKKVEGLSPRQYLQHLSRKGEHV, from the coding sequence ATGGCGACCAAACTGATCATAGCCGATGATGAACCGTTGGTCCTGGTCGGACTGCAATCCATGCTCAACTGGAATGAGCTCGGCATAGAGATTGTTGCAGTGGCACGCAATGGTTTGCAACTCCAACAGGCAATTGAAAAAGAACACCCTCAGCTGGTGATCACAGATATCAAGATGCCCATCAAGAGTGGTCTGGAAGTGCTCAAGGAGAGTGGTGCGGTATATGGAAGAGTTCCCCTGTTCATCCTCCTTACTAGCTATGAGGAGTTCAGCTATGTCAAGGAAGCTCTTACCTACCAAGCAGTAGACTACCTGGTTAAGCTTGAATTAACCGAACAAAGCCTCGCGGCCTCGGTGCAGAAGGCCCTGGACCTCCTACAGCAGATCAAGGAACAGGGACACCCTCCCTACCCCATTTATGAGCGTGGAGCAATGGGAGCATTTAGAGACAAGTTCTTTGTCCGGTTGTTCAACGGTCTCATAGACAGTCGGCAGGCCTTCGATTCCCAGAAACAAGAACTGGCTCTCTGTTTTAAAGAGAAACACTATGTTGTCTGCTATGTAACCATTGAAAGCAAGGAGGAAGAGGAGCGTGATGTGAGCCTTTACTACAGCAGTACCGGTATGCTGAAGGAGACGCTCTCACGCTATCTTACCTGTCATATAACCAGTTTGGACTTGCACCATCTAGCCATCACCTTCTGTTTGAATGAGGAACAAGGAGCTCACTACCGTACTATTATCCGCCAGGTTCTGGAGAAGGCATTGCATGTCATATACAACTACTTTTCCGTGCATCTCCTCTGTTGTGTAGGACTCCCGGTGAATGACCCATACCACCTCAGTGACTCGTTCAACTCAGCTCGGCAGTTGCTCACCAGTTCTCAGGAAAAGGCAGCCATCACCTTCGCTGAGCAGAAACAGGTGCAACGCTTCAGCCTGGATCCCTATCGCATTCGTCTTACCAGGGCTTTTGAAGAGCTCGATGCAGAAGAGCTGGCCCAGATCATGGAGGATGTAGCGAAAGAGATGGAGAGACAGGGCATTACACCATTGCAGGCAGTTGAGAGTGCCAGCAATATCCTCTATATGGCCATCAGCCTGATCCCGGATGGACAGAAACTTGTTGAACAGATCTTCCAGGAGGAACATGGAGGCTACCGGCAACTATACAGTTGCACTACCACCAACCAGTGTTGTGCATACCTTCGCCATCTTGCCGAGGGATTGGGCAAGTATCTGCAGTCCAGAAAGCAGGACTATCGCGCAAAGGTAGTTGCAAATATCCAGCAATACATCCAGGAAAACATCACCAGGAAGCTCAACCTTACTGAAGTGGCTTTACTTTTTGGGTTCAGCCAGAACTACCTCAGCAGTCTCTTCTCCCGCTATAGCGAGTGCAGTTTCGTAGAGTACATCACCAAGGAGAAAGTGCATGCGGCAAAACAGATGATGGCTCAAGGTGAGTACAAGGTGTATGAGATTGCAGAAAAACTTGGGTTCGAAAGCTCCTTCTACTTCAGCAAGGTGTTCAAAAAGGTGGAGGGACTCAGCCCAAGGCAGTACCTGCAACACCTTTCACGTAAGGGAGAACACGTATGA
- a CDS encoding aspartate kinase, whose amino-acid sequence MIVCKFGGSSVADAKQIEKVKAIVEADPKRQIVIVSAPGKRNKDDEKVTDMLYACNALAQQGLTCKPVFKKIADRFTSILEDLGIEKKPFVAVLEEVRQMIDAGHGAEYAASRGEYLSARMIAAYLGWDFLDADPYIVINPDGTVHEQSYENLRKVLKKGNNYIVPGFYGCDIEGKVKTFSRGGSDITGAILSSAADAESYENWTDVSGVFSVDPRLVDNAKVIKTMTYRELRELAGVGANVFHEEAIAPVIAAQIPINVKNTNSPEDMGTMIVNERASGTAPLAGVSAKKGYSRITLRKLMLFKQSGTRHALLTMLHVFGIRPSFSLFGVDSIVWFFETSQASDSVLKAMCTRLTSEFSLDSIEVDHDHAIVGVVGEGVMDHRDLIAKVVGALDKESIRLNFLNFGASDTSLLLGVHADKTQDAVITLYNALF is encoded by the coding sequence ATGATTGTATGTAAATTCGGTGGAAGCTCTGTTGCTGATGCCAAACAGATAGAAAAAGTTAAAGCGATTGTAGAGGCTGATCCAAAACGACAAATAGTGATTGTCTCTGCTCCAGGAAAACGTAACAAGGATGATGAGAAGGTGACAGACATGCTCTATGCATGTAATGCACTTGCCCAGCAAGGATTGACTTGTAAGCCGGTCTTCAAGAAGATTGCCGACCGTTTTACCTCCATCCTTGAAGACCTTGGCATTGAGAAAAAACCCTTTGTTGCTGTCCTCGAGGAAGTTCGTCAGATGATTGATGCAGGCCATGGTGCAGAGTATGCAGCAAGCCGCGGAGAATATCTCAGTGCCCGGATGATTGCCGCCTACCTTGGTTGGGATTTCCTGGATGCTGATCCGTATATCGTCATCAACCCTGATGGGACCGTGCATGAGCAGAGCTATGAGAATCTCAGAAAAGTATTGAAGAAAGGCAATAACTATATTGTTCCTGGTTTCTATGGTTGTGATATCGAAGGAAAAGTAAAAACCTTCAGCCGAGGTGGGTCGGATATTACCGGAGCCATTCTCAGCAGTGCAGCAGATGCTGAATCGTATGAGAACTGGACTGATGTTTCGGGGGTGTTTTCAGTAGACCCTCGTTTGGTGGATAATGCTAAGGTGATCAAGACAATGACCTATCGTGAGCTTCGTGAGCTTGCAGGTGTAGGGGCAAATGTTTTTCATGAAGAAGCAATTGCTCCTGTGATCGCAGCCCAGATTCCCATCAATGTGAAGAACACCAATTCACCAGAGGATATGGGCACTATGATCGTCAATGAACGAGCGAGCGGAACAGCACCCCTTGCAGGTGTCTCAGCCAAGAAAGGCTATAGCAGGATAACCCTGCGTAAGCTGATGCTCTTCAAGCAATCGGGGACCAGACATGCACTGCTCACCATGTTGCATGTGTTTGGGATAAGGCCATCTTTCAGCTTGTTTGGCGTAGACAGTATCGTCTGGTTTTTTGAAACAAGCCAGGCAAGTGACAGTGTCCTGAAAGCAATGTGCACCCGTCTCACCAGTGAATTCTCTCTCGACTCCATTGAAGTTGATCATGATCATGCAATTGTTGGTGTTGTAGGAGAGGGTGTCATGGATCACCGTGACCTGATTGCTAAAGTGGTTGGGGCCTTGGATAAGGAATCCATCAGGTTGAATTTCCTCAACTTCGGTGCATCTGATACTTCCTTGCTGCTTGGAGTCCATGCTGATAAAACACAAGACGCTGTAATCACACTGTATAACGCATTGTTCTAA
- the ugpC gene encoding sn-glycerol-3-phosphate ABC transporter ATP-binding protein UgpC, giving the protein MATVQLKNISKVYDGGVKAVDNVNIDVQDRQFVVLVGPSGCGKSTTLRMVAGLEDITSGELYIDGNLVNDVPPKDRDIAMVFQNYALYPHMTVYDNMAFGLKIRKFPKEEIDQRVREAAKILEIEELLDRKPKALSGGQRQRVAVGRAIVRKPKVFLFDEPLSNLDAKLRVQMRAEISSLHNRLKATMIYVTHDQVEALTMADVIVVMKFGVIQQIGGPLDLYNNPQNKFVAGFIGSPPMNFLETAIEADGDDIYANEGTFRLKVTAEQKKMLTPYVGKSVTFGIRPEDVSFSNTAKDGETINGTVSVVEPLGSETHVYTSTSKSQVIGKIEPTLVPAPDTKIFLIPDMAKAKFFDLETEQVINK; this is encoded by the coding sequence ATGGCCACAGTACAACTCAAAAACATCTCTAAGGTGTATGACGGTGGAGTCAAGGCTGTTGACAATGTCAACATTGATGTGCAAGACCGACAGTTTGTCGTTCTCGTCGGACCTTCGGGTTGTGGAAAATCCACAACACTCCGCATGGTCGCTGGTTTGGAAGATATCACCAGCGGTGAACTCTACATTGACGGCAACCTCGTCAACGACGTTCCCCCAAAGGACAGAGACATTGCAATGGTATTCCAGAACTATGCTCTCTATCCCCACATGACCGTCTATGACAACATGGCTTTCGGATTGAAGATCCGTAAGTTCCCCAAAGAAGAGATTGACCAGCGTGTTCGTGAAGCAGCAAAGATCCTCGAGATTGAAGAGCTGCTTGACAGAAAACCAAAGGCTCTCTCTGGTGGACAGAGACAGCGTGTTGCAGTAGGAAGAGCTATCGTTCGTAAGCCAAAGGTATTCCTTTTTGACGAACCCCTCTCCAACCTCGATGCAAAGCTTCGTGTCCAGATGCGCGCAGAGATTTCCTCCCTGCATAACCGCCTCAAGGCAACCATGATCTATGTCACCCACGACCAGGTAGAAGCCCTGACCATGGCTGATGTAATCGTTGTAATGAAGTTTGGTGTTATCCAGCAGATTGGTGGACCTCTTGATCTCTACAACAACCCACAGAACAAGTTTGTTGCCGGATTCATCGGTTCTCCTCCAATGAACTTCCTCGAGACTGCTATTGAAGCTGATGGTGATGATATCTACGCAAACGAAGGTACCTTCCGCCTCAAAGTCACTGCAGAGCAGAAGAAAATGCTGACCCCCTATGTAGGAAAGTCAGTAACCTTCGGTATCCGCCCTGAGGATGTTTCATTCAGTAATACCGCCAAGGATGGAGAAACCATCAATGGTACGGTAAGTGTTGTTGAACCCCTTGGTAGTGAGACCCACGTTTATACTTCCACTTCCAAGAGCCAGGTTATCGGTAAGATTGAACCTACCCTTGTCCCTGCCCCGGATACCAAGATTTTCTTGATTCCTGACATGGCAAAGGCTAAGTTCTTTGATCTTGAGACCGAACAGGTTATCAACAAATAA
- a CDS encoding sugar ABC transporter substrate-binding protein, whose amino-acid sequence MKKVLTILLVLALLTGSVFANGTKEAAQEVGGQTTLKWALWDIASTTYYEPLITAYEAANPDVKIEMLDLGSADFMTMLQTQLSGGDSSIDIVTIKDIPGYNNLVKRNLLMDLNPMISREGVDLSLYGGTTDQISVDGKLYGIPFRSDFWIVYYNKELFDDAGVAYPTNDMTFAEFDALARKMTSGMGANKVYGAHYHTWRSAVQLFGILDGKNTIVDGTYDFLAPYYEMVLNQQRDGIVQDYATLKTSSTHYSGVFYNNSVAMMNMGSWFIATLIDQIAQGKTECSEWGLVKYPHAEGVAPGTTLGTITSIGVSNASKKKDAAFDFVKFVTGPEGAQIIAKTGTIPAIKDDSVIEIIASKPGFPTDQATRDALQVHKTYLEMPLHEKSAEIEVVLNQVHDEIMTNNISVDGGIKKMNEQIQKILGK is encoded by the coding sequence ATGAAAAAAGTACTGACGATTTTGCTTGTACTCGCACTACTGACAGGTTCTGTGTTTGCCAATGGAACCAAGGAGGCAGCCCAGGAGGTAGGTGGGCAGACCACACTCAAATGGGCCCTGTGGGACATCGCTTCCACTACGTATTATGAGCCATTAATCACCGCATATGAGGCAGCAAACCCTGATGTGAAGATCGAGATGCTCGATCTTGGCTCGGCTGACTTCATGACCATGTTGCAGACCCAGCTCTCCGGTGGAGACTCTTCGATTGATATTGTCACTATCAAGGACATTCCTGGTTACAACAACTTGGTAAAGCGCAATTTGCTGATGGATCTTAATCCAATGATTTCCAGAGAGGGTGTTGATCTTTCCCTCTATGGTGGGACCACAGACCAGATTTCTGTTGATGGAAAGCTCTACGGCATTCCATTCCGCAGTGATTTCTGGATTGTCTACTACAACAAGGAACTCTTCGATGATGCTGGTGTTGCCTATCCCACCAATGATATGACTTTTGCTGAGTTTGACGCGCTTGCCCGCAAGATGACCAGTGGCATGGGTGCAAACAAGGTATATGGAGCTCACTATCATACCTGGCGTTCTGCTGTGCAGTTGTTCGGCATCCTTGATGGAAAGAATACCATTGTTGATGGTACTTACGACTTCCTCGCTCCTTACTATGAGATGGTACTGAACCAGCAGAGAGATGGAATTGTCCAGGATTATGCAACCCTGAAGACCTCATCCACCCACTACAGTGGTGTATTCTACAACAACAGCGTTGCAATGATGAACATGGGTTCATGGTTCATTGCCACCTTGATCGACCAGATTGCCCAGGGCAAGACCGAATGCTCCGAGTGGGGTTTGGTCAAGTATCCCCATGCTGAGGGAGTTGCTCCTGGAACCACCCTAGGAACCATTACCAGCATTGGTGTAAGTAATGCTTCCAAGAAGAAAGATGCTGCATTTGATTTCGTGAAGTTCGTAACCGGTCCTGAAGGTGCCCAGATTATCGCAAAGACCGGAACCATTCCTGCAATCAAGGATGATAGCGTTATCGAGATCATTGCTTCCAAGCCTGGATTCCCAACCGACCAGGCAACACGTGATGCACTTCAGGTGCATAAGACCTATCTTGAGATGCCTTTGCATGAGAAGTCTGCAGAGATCGAGGTTGTGTTGAATCAGGTACATGATGAGATCATGACCAACAACATCAGTGTCGATGGCGGTATCAAGAAGATGAATGAGCAAATCC
- a CDS encoding DUF5698 domain-containing protein, with amino-acid sequence MVDSASLYLALMIFLARVVDVSLGTLRHALVVRGKRALTFVIAFVESIIWVFAVSRVINDLSDPLMAIAFAFGFAAGTFVGITLESILKIGDQVVKVFTQKGSAVAWLLREQGFRVTEFQGNGRDGTIYLLFVQVPRRSVKQVMKLTRSIDPTCYLVVEDIKMRAYA; translated from the coding sequence GTGGTCGATTCTGCTTCGCTCTATTTGGCCTTGATGATTTTCCTCGCGAGAGTGGTGGATGTCTCTCTGGGTACCTTGCGTCATGCTCTTGTCGTTCGTGGCAAGAGAGCTCTTACGTTTGTGATTGCGTTCGTTGAATCCATCATCTGGGTGTTTGCTGTATCGAGGGTCATCAATGACCTGTCAGATCCACTTATGGCCATTGCCTTTGCATTTGGATTTGCTGCTGGTACCTTCGTGGGAATCACCTTGGAGAGTATTCTGAAAATCGGGGATCAAGTGGTGAAAGTCTTCACCCAGAAGGGGTCTGCAGTTGCATGGCTGCTAAGAGAGCAGGGCTTTCGTGTCACTGAGTTTCAGGGGAATGGACGGGATGGCACCATCTATCTCCTGTTCGTTCAAGTTCCCAGAAGATCAGTGAAGCAAGTCATGAAACTTACGCGTTCCATTGATCCAACCTGTTACCTTGTAGTCGAAGATATCAAGATGCGTGCTTACGCCTAA